gaaagaaatgaaagctaaCCATACTATATATAGCATGCTAGCAAAGAACCCACTTAACCCTTCTATATATGCACCCTTTTATACTATCAGTACCATATATAATAACACTTGCCTCCATTGATATTTCAGTAGAATCCTGGGGCCCCTTGCCCTGCTTCCTACCCAAATATTAGGCCTGCTGACATATGCTAATAGCCAACACATGCCCCAGGGCATCCCTCTTTTAAGTAGTGAATACACAGTTTAGTATCAAGCTCCTCTGTTGGTGCCGGTCAGGCAGACACCCAAGTAGTCAAACATTAGCAATCATACATGGAGCAGTAGCACACCCTCACCAATGCTATTTTCTCAAACACCAAGTCTCCCTCCCTGAAACTCATTTAGTAACGTCCGATAGACAGCTGGGGTCAAGGTAAGCTTACCAGTGTTGTATCCATGAGACCCATATCCACTTGGCTGTTGGAACGGGGTGGCCGATGCATTCACACTGACATTCACACCATGCTGCTTGGAAGAGGTAGGAGCCACCTAAAGAGCATAAAGGCCAGAACTGCAGTGAAACAGCAGCAGAGTACCATTCACCCCACCAGTCTACCTTTGGGGACTGGGATTTCAGATGACTACCCATAGTGATGTAGGATGACCAGTTTGCTTAATGAAATGGGCTCCctaataagcttttaaaaaatgaaacagttaAGTCAAGAAATAGTAGtgtgaaagaagggaaagagacagtggTAGCAGGTAATGAATGACAATCTTGGGAGCAAAGCTGAATGCTATCACATTCCTCCTTTAGCTAATTCTAAGAACAGGCAATCCCTATCCCAATCCGAATATCCCCAATTCTAGTCCTCCTCTTCTCCCAGGCCAGAGGTAGAAAGTGTTCTTCTTCATCCATTATTAAAAAGTTCTTGAAAACAGCTAGAATAGTGCTAGGGATAGGACGCTTTACCACAAGGAAAGCCCAAGCCCAAGTACTCACAGGGAACACAGCAGGCCCATACTGGAAGGTGCTGGGAAGGCCCGGAACCCCTGTGTAGTATGGCAGGCTGGTGTAACTGTAGCCAGGAGGCAGCGCTGGGTTCAGGAATGTCTGCTGCGTGGTGTGATGAGTCTGCGTCTGACTCTGTTGGGGTTGGGCCAAGGTTGTGGccggggctggggaggaggcatCCCCACGGCCAAACTTTGTGAGGTCACCTATGACAGGAAAGGCTAAATGTACCTGCTTCTTTCACACCCACACCAAAGTAGAATGACTACTTCTGGTTCCACATGATTCCAGAAAATCCTATTAATGTTTAACTCTTTGAATTATACTTCTTTGTGATTCCATTTCGCATTGCTCAACACACAGAAAGCACAGTGCTAGTCAAGGATGAATGCTGAATGACTGCACAATGCTGTGGCAGAGACAGGCCCAGAATAAAGTTCCTGTGTGATTTCCCAACCTACTCATTTTCTATcatctcctccccactccctggcCCAACTCCTCCTCCATGGAAAGCAATCCATGCTGGATTTGAAAAACAATGATAGGTCAGGAAAATgataggtcaggcaaaaaaagaaagaaagaaaaaggtgaggACGATAggtcaaacaaagaaaaaaaagcaaaaaaagaaaagaaaagaaaaagagcgaGCCCGTGGCCAAGCAAGGCAATGAAACTGCCTCTGTGAATAGGGTACAGGAGCAGAGGTGAGCAGGAAGGCCAGTTCAAACACTGCATTTCCTGGGAAACCTGGAGAACGGCTGAGGAAAACCAAGTCAAAATGTCATCTGGAATCACAGGGAGACAACAGaaagtgagaaaaggaaaaaattgccACATGCCCATCTTTAGCAGGATTGTGAATCTACCAATACTGATTCATCACATCATTCTATATTTCTGTCAAAGATCTTAACTAAACTGGGTCCCTTCCTATTACTAATCAAGTTTCTGCCACCAATCTTAACACAATCTCCCTTTAAGTAGCCCTATCCCAGTCCTACCAGAATAAGGGTTGCTGGCCAGGCTACCATCCCTCCCAGTCAGCGGCGTGGTTGGTGTGGGAAATGGGATGCTGTAGTAATCctagaagagagaattaaaagAACAGATTCCATATCACCCATTCTCCAAAATGAGTAATTCCACAGGTTGAAAGGCAGGAGGATGTTGAAGCAATGCAACTTTTTGAGCCACCAAGTAAGCTGGCCAGAGTTGGCACAAACTCCAAATTACTCTTGCATACACTGTCCCCCCTACCTGGCCACGAGTACAGTCAGGCAAGGTCTACGGGTATGCCCACTAGAAAACACACTAAGTCCATTAGGACCAGAAATATTCTCAAACCTCTAGATAATCATCTCTGATAGTCTACTACTGCTGAGAAAATAAGACCTTTCTGGAATTGTCTGAGATTTACAGAAAGTATCCTGGGAGCTCCACAGTATTCTGAGCTATAGATCACTAAAATTTACTTCCAAGATTccaaaactttgatttttttttttaagtaccttCTGTTAGAACTACTCACAGAGTCCCTATATTCTAATATATCTTAAATCAAAGTGTGTGTATGAAGGTATGGTTTGGGAAAGAGCTGTCTATGACTTATGAACTAGACATTTCAAACTAATCCTCCCAACACTAATTTTTTAAGATTGAGTTCTTTTCCTAAGCTCTACACCAAATACTCACCAATGGAAATCTTGTCTGAAGCATCTGCAAGTCATCATAACCATATACTTGTGGCTGAAAGATACAAGCATGTGACACTACTAATATGAACTGGTCATGACAGTTGCAAACTAAGGAGCTAGGAGACAAGATAAATTAACAGAacattcatcttcatttttaggaAGAACAGGAAATAGGTTATTTCCTTCAGTTTTCTTTAAGAGGAAAGAAATACAAGAGATAAGAGATTCACGGAAGGTCTTGAAGCTTTCCTTGAGTTATACATACTAATAATTCAACTAGACTGGTCTCTGGACAGCAGGAGGGTAGACACAAGTCATACATGCATAGCCTATCTCTCATACCCTTCAAAATATGGCTTAAAATTTATCTCttttagaaagaatattttactcattttctctAGTGCCTGGGTAACAAAGTAGTgtgttattattaaaaaatgtataaataggccctggcctgttggctcagcggtagagcgtcggcctggcgtgtaggggacccgggttcgattcccggccaggacacataggacaggtgcccatttgcttctccacacgcccccctccttcctctctgtctctctcttcccctcccgcagccaaggctccattggagcaaagatggcccaggcgctggggatggctccttggcctctgccccaggtgctagagtggctctggtcgcagcagagcaacgcctcctggtgggcagagcgtcacccctggtgggcgtgccgggtggatcctggtcgggcgcatgcgggagtctgtctgtctctccccgtttccagcttcagaaaaaaaatacaaaaaaatatatatatattaaaaaagaaaaaaaaaatgtataaatatgcctgaccaggtggtggcacagtggatagagcatcggactgggatgtggaagacccaggttcgagaccccaaggtcgccagcttgagcgtgggctcatctggtttgagcaaaagctcaccagcttgagcccaaggttgctggcttgagcaaggggttactcggtctgctgaaggcccgcggtcaaggcacattatgagaaagcaatcaatgaacaactaacgcgtcgcaacgaaaaactgatggttgattgcttctcatctctccgttcctgtctgtccctgtctatccctctctctgactgtctctgtaaaagaaaaaaaaagtataaatactaAAGATGTTTCATCTTTACAtccatttagaccaggggtccccaaactttttacacagggggccagttcactgtccctcagaccgttgggagggctgccacatacagtgctcctctcactgaccaccaatgaaagaggtgctcgtacaggaagtgcagcagggagccagataaatggcctcatggggccgcgggcggcccgcgggccgtagtttggggacgccttaTCTAGACTCTGAAGAcaggttgtcattttatttattatttgtcttaagtgagaggaggggagatacacagactcccacatgcaccccaaccaggatccaccaggcaacccctatctgggaccgATGATCAAATCAATTGAGTTATCTGCAGTGCCCGGAgctgacgcttgaaccaatcgaaccactggctgtgagagggtgagacagaaagaaaggggagtgggaggggaagagaagcagatggccacttctcctgtatgcccactggggattgaatccaggacatctacacactaggTAGACTCTCTCATTCACTCAATCAACCAACCAGCGCCCAGAACAGGCGTCTTTAAAACTTAAACTGCGCCTAAtgggtggtagcacagtggataaagctcccacttgggatgctgaggtccccggttcaaaacctcgagtCGATGCTTGAGCGCAAacttgttggcttgagcgtgtggtcactggcttgagtacgggatcactgacatgatcccaaggttgctggcttgagcaaagggtcaccggctcagctaaagcccctcagttaaggcacatatgagaagcaatcaaagaacaactaaactgaagcaactataagttgatgcctcGCATCTATCTCTTTCCTacctctgtccaaaaaaaaaaaaagaaagaaagaaaaattgaccTCTGCTCTGGCCAGGTCAGGGCCAGCAAAGAAAGGTCAGAGGTAAGGATcaattcaaataaagaaaataattctttaaaaaattgaaagggattccaggtggacactctgGCCTTTGGCTTCTGAGGCCCAGAGTATGTGTTTCACAGAGAAAATATACAATAGAGGGCCTGACCTTGGCCCTTCAGTTTCACTTACCGGATAGGCATGTAACAGCCCTGGAGCCATAATATAAGGATTAGGCAACAATGGCGGAACCCCAGGAGGAAGATTAGGAGGAGCTTTTCCTAAAAGAGACATATATTTTTATCCTGTAACACAATCACTTCTCTCCATCATCCCAAAGGAATGTCATCCAGCTTGTACACAGGGCTACCTGAAGTTGTAGCAACTGAGCTTCGAGTCGAGGCTGTGACAGTTGAGTTGCTGCCTAGGCTGAGGCCCAGGCTACTGCCACTATTGAGACTGGAGGAGACACTGACCACTGGGGGAGGTGCAGAGACTGTGCTGGACGTGGTGGAGAAAGTGCTGGAGGAAGAATGAAGATTCGCCTCACTCTCCACGCTTGTGTGCTTCAAAAAGAAAGAGCAgtggcagagagaaggaggaaacagCAATTAGCCTAACAGGtcaggaaagataaaaaaatccctgctattaaccctttgaatagtacaaacattcatgtatgtcctcatgcctcctgaccacccagagtacaattgatttattttaaaaatgtgtaaggcaaaattaaaaaaaggcaaatgtatgttctttgtttccataaactggttatcaaacatgattttaagctaataaaactggaactggaactaatttcattttttgaaaaaaaaaaacctcactcccaggggtcagcaagcatgaaaaaaactcactactaaaAGGGTTAATGATATCATCATGTCAACTTCCCAATTAAAAATGATGAGGGAAGGCGCTGGCCAGGTGGCTCCATGGATCCAGTATTGTACCAGCACACTAAAGTCACATGTTCAGtccccaatcaagacacatatgagaagcagccaataagTGCACACCTAAGTGGAATAAGGAGTTgatgctgtctctctctcctgcccctcctccctttctctctcttaaatcaatggaaaattaaaaaagaaaaaatgtctgaGGGAAAATACCCTCTGCCAAAGAAGTTAGAAGAAATTACTAAATACTCTTCAGATATACAATCTGCAGGAGTAATTTGGCAAGAATGGTAACAAAACACTACCACCCTGTTTAGAAATGCAGTAGAGAGAGTGGGACAACCCCCAGAAACCAATGCTGGCTGGCTAATAAGAAAAAGGATTGTTTAAATTTAAAcctgaaatagtttgagaaatgaCAGACTCCCAAGAAAGCCTTAGCCCCCATTATCTTCCCCTAGGCTCCTGGCAAACCAGACACCTTTCCCCAAATGGGTCCTTTTTAAATTAGTTGTCTTCCTTACCATCTCAGCCTAATTACACAAATAGCTGTTATAAATCACAACAGTAAAATTAATTCTTTGGCCAAAAGCTCATATCTGGTCTGGTCTCTACTTTCACAGGATGCTCAGACTCACAGTGATTATTTTCAGAACTCATGGTCAGCACGTATCAGACCAAGGAATAAAAATGGTGGTATCAGTTAGAAAAGAATAGTCTTACAGAATTTATCATAGCATACAAAGCCCCACCCaacttgcattaaaaaaaaaaaaatcacataaagatTCAGGAAAGTCACTTCCAGGGCTTTGAGAACTGGCCCACAGCTCTGcatatttctggatttttcttcctctcttgatTTCAGTCTTTTACTTCATTCCTGCAACCTCAGATCAATTATCATTTTGCCACCTCAGAATCCATTCTTAGGAGAATCTTATGGTTGGATAATTGTAAGTGTAAAAAACCACCACATATCCTTTTATAACACCATGATTACCAAAAGAGTGGATGTTGAAGTGCGCCCAGAAGATGTTGATGACGAAAGGGTATTCTGCTGAGTAGATAACGTGCTGTAACAAAAAAGAGGTTGCCATAAGCCATAGTATATGGTCACCTGACCTGAAGTTTTGGTCATGAATACAGCAAGGAAGACAGAATATGGGACCAAGGAAATCTGAGATCATATGGTTAATAGAACAGTCAATCAGGGGTAATGGGCAGTTAACACTAGAGTGGAcattaaaaagggaaaataggccctggccagttggctcagtggatacagcattggcccggtgtgcaaACATCCCGgattcaatcccagtcagggcacacatgagaagtgaccatctatttctcttcctctgttgcagccagtgtcttgattggttcaagcgttggccccaagtgctgaagatagcttggctgGACCGGGCATCAGCCTTAGGTACTTAAGGATAGGtcagctgattcgagcatcagccccagatgggagttgctgggtagagCCTGGTTGGGatacatgagggagtctatctctctcccctcctctcacttaaaaaaaaaagggggggggaaataaTCTTCCTTTACTTTAATcatctttttgtctttattcCCAATAGTTTTTGATCATCTACTTAGCTAATGTGATCTGTCAGGTGAAGGGCTAAGATATAATCAAAAAGCTCTCACCAACTGCTACTAATCAACCCCAACTTCCAACCCTCACCCTAAATCACCTGTGTTGTGTTGTAGTAGTATTTGTAATCTCTTCACTGTGGCTCAAGCCACCTAAGGAAGATGAATGCTGATTGGTTGTCGTCAATAAGGAAGCTGCAGATACCGTTTCACTGAGAGGGGGGATACTAGAAGTGGAAGGTGAGTCAGATTTCACTGCAGAGCCTGTAGCACctggaaatgaaagaaaggaagtgaCCTCACCAGAGGAAGGGaagtgtctataagaaatgagggGGTAACTATAGTTCTAGACTGTCCCAAAGACAAGAGTGTGAGTTATTTAATAATGGATCATTTGTGTTCAGATAGaatccttttctgtttttcaattCCAAGCATTTTGTGGCACTAATCTCTTTTCTCCAGTGAACCAAGGTGATTATCACCATTTTAAGACATAGAACCTAGCCCTGGACAGTTAgcacagttggttggagcatcgtctcaAAGCTCCAGGGTTTTGGGTTTAAtccctgattggggcacatgtaaGGGAACAATgtgtcaatatttctctctccctctccaaatcaatcaatcaatcaatcaatcaataaaaatgacagGTGAACCTAAAACTTAGGATGGTTTGAGATTAAACAGCAAGGTAAAATCAAGCTAAGACTGTAACCAGATATTTTGACAACTGAGCCAGGGATATTCTGACTACAATCTAAGAAATGAGAAACTATTGAAAAAACAGGAAATACACAACTGGGAGGAAAAAGCCTGGAGAGCACTCACCTTCAACAGATTGTGTGGTCTGTAACTGCGTGGCCTGCACAGAACTGAAGCCATTCTGATACGAAAAACAGAGTAGTAAGAAACAGACAAACTCAAGTGAATAGATGAAGCTAGCACTGAGTGACTCAGTTTAATTTCCAGAGCAATGCTGTAAATTAACCAAAGGATTAACATAATTCTAGActattcaaacaaaataaaacaaaaattaaaaacaacaaaaagatatacCAACCCTCTAAGAACCAAGGCAACAAAAAGCAACCCACCAAATGCCAGATAGATCCCAAACCCAAAACAGGTACAGGAAAAGGCCCAAATCCAGTGATCTGTGGGGGAGGATGTGGGAGTAAGTTCAGCCAAGCCATTTATTTTTACGGCTGCATATGACAGTCACTCCACATCCCCACTGGTACATATAGCTATCTCCCTAACCAAACCAAGACATAGCAAAAGGTGAGGTCTACTGATATAGAGAAAAAATCTTTAGTGAGAAGAGAATAGTTTTCTGGTTCTGAGTCTCTAGACTTGCTAAAAGTAACTTATTTCACCAACCACAAAAATGTGTTTTTCAGCTTCTCAATCAGCACTTCAAGGTGTCTTAGCACCATTTGTCATGAAGCAAAATGCTAACATTAAATGGCTTTGCCCACTACTCTCCTAACCAATGCCCAGAGGCTCATGAAGCCACTACCTTTGCCTGAGTCAGgtccttttggggtgatgaagaGATGGAGCTGGGATACCGTCGAGTCTGTGTGGATCTCTGTTCATATAGAGGGCCCTGAGCATTGTTTTGGGAGGTATAGGTTGTTGACTGAATTGGGCCACTCTGATAACCGGACTCCTGACTCTGGTTAGATGAAATTGTGGATGAAGATTCACTGTGGGTAACGAAGAAAGAAAAtctcagagaaaagaaataaagcagatcAACTGATATTAAGGAAATAGTGGAGCTCTACTAAAGTTGACTACGATCAAAAAAGTAAATTTCCATTAACAAAAGAAACCACCACCTCCTCCTGACAACTGAAGGCATCTATAGGATAAAGACATCCTATAGAGCCAGGTAGCTAAATTAAGAATggagtttaaaaacattttcaactcTTAAAGTAAGAGGAAAAATTTCTTGTTCCCCTACATTCTGTTGGCTAAATGTGAGAAGGGATATACTACTCTTGTGTATGTTCATCATAACATGAGCCCTAAGCACAAGAAAGCCATATTTTGCTCACATGCATTTTAAGAAATTCTGAGCCCCCTGGCTCTCTCAAAAACCCCATTAAATAAAAGATTACTGGTAGAAGTCTctgagagaaaattttaaaatattcttatatacTAATGGCTAGGCTAAAGCTCATAACTAATTTTAAATTCTAAGGATTGAAAAAAATCCCAGTCCCCTGAAATTCCTCCAAGATTTCCTACTGTTTAAGATGGCCCTCCCTGAAGCTATCAGAAAAGGTAGGAAAGTTTCTATTGAAAAGGTTCCTTTTAATCTGTGTAATATATACCTTTCACAGGCCTAAGTCCCAAATCAAAGGACTAAAGCATTTTTAACTGTGGCAGATAACAAGGTACTTTCCATTAGAGGTGCTACACACTTCTATAACTGTGCTTGGCCATTCTAGAAGGACCTGAGGGGTATATTTCTATCTATTTAGAGATAAGAGATAATCACAGCAACAATCTGTTCAAGTGCTCACCAAATGCTACAATTGGCTACTTTTTTCTCAGAGACTTGGCATTCTGAAAGTTGAAATAATCAGCAAGACTTAGAAaaaagcctaaaaaaaaaaagtcgtatGACTTGAGATTTCCTCTACCTGGCCGTGCTGGTATAGAGGCTGTTTGGAGCCTGGCTTGAAGAGGCGCTCGTGGTGGGAGTGGACTCATAATCAGAAAGGACAGGCTCTGACCCAAACTGCAATGCCCCAAACTGCAGGTTTAGCCCTGAGATATCTGCTGAGCCAGGCATCTCCACAGCCAGAGCAGGAATCTGTTGAGAACAGAAAATAATGGTTTACTGCAACTTTACAGTAAGACTAATAAAAAGACTTTTGCTTCCATCTTCCAAACTATATAGTCATAATCTCAATTCTCAAATCATATACCTCCTTGTCCTGAGATAGTATCTAAATACCTTAGAAGTCAATGAGGcttttttcttctgctgtttcAGTTTTTGCTGAGCCGGCTGAGGGCTGGAGGATTGGTTGTCTGAAGACCCAGGAGACATTTGTGGAGCAGAAGTGGATTTGCTTGGCAGAGGAGAAGACGGGGGTGGAGGTGCAGCTGTGGAGGTAGCCACTGCAGGTGGCTTCTCCTGAAGGAACACCTCCATCATGGTCGAAGATGGGGTAAAAGCCTGGCGCTTTGTAAAGGGGCTGTGCACTGTTGAATCATTTGGGTTCTTCAAATCTGCATGAGGAAACCCAATTTATATAAGGCCAGAGATACTGGGGTGAACCAAGAAAATGCTATTATCCTGCAGAGCCATGAACTAGGCCCTCGGCAATCAGAACTTCATATAAACAAGTCCTCTTTTAAGACATAATCTGATTTCAGTAGGTGATAATCATTGGATCGTATTTGTTCTTAAAAAGAGCCTCGGAGCCTAACTGAATCAACACTATTACCCTACCCGCGTAAGAGAGCAATCTAGGAACTGTCTGTGTTAGGAGTATGAAGTCCTAAAATAGCCAAGTCCATGCAACTTTCCAGAAGGAATATGCTGTTTTCAAACACTAAATATAAATCTAGGAAAAGCCAAAACAACAGAAGACTACAACTATGTATATAgctaaattaatgaaataaatttatagcCTAAACTTTTTGCTATTCCCCAGCTTTCTGAAGCCAACCCATCTGACTAGGGAAAATCAGTATGGGGACCTAGTCAGTTGGCTGCCCTTCTCTTTACTTCAGGCCACattctccaccccccaaccctACCAGCTTCTTGACAGTAACACTCTAATGCTGAAAGAATTCAATTCACTTTCCATCTTTCTCACCATACTGCACCAGCGATGGGGATTGTGTGGTGGAGCCCATGTCCCAGGAAGAGGTGGTGGTGGTTCCAGATTGAGAATGCTGAACTGCCAACTGAGCCAGGGCCTGAGCAGTCTTGAACTGCTCCAAGAACTGGGAGCCTGTGGTGCTGCCACCTTTAGCTTCAGCGACATCACCAAATCCTTTCCCTAACATGCTCACCTGTAAATCAACACAGAGATTAGAGAAATCTACAGCCAACAACCTCATTCAGCTGCTCAAAAAGAAATTTATCTAGGGTGAGCCAGTATAAATCTGACAGGTAAGGATCGTCACCAGACTAAGTACACAGAGTAGTCCATTTAGAACACAAGCTCTGGAGTCAAACTGTCTAGATTCTGATCCTGGCTATGTAATTGTggaaaagtaaattttctttacctcattttcctcatctgaaaataaaactaagggggtcgcaaaaaaagaaaaataatagtagtaCCTACCTCAATAAGTTGTAGGAAGATTAAACAAATAATGTACATAAGACATTAGTATGTGCATGGCATATATAGGAAGTACTCAACAGAAATGAGAACTATTAAAATTCATATCTTTATCAGCACTCCCCTCCCGCATCTCAGGGATAAAGTTCTAATAACTAGAGAATATTTCCCCttctaaagttttaaataaaatatttttatttttttaaaggagaaagggaaaaagagagagatctgtttctgtatgtgccctgactagggatggaaccGAAAATCcctgcatattgggatgatggtctaactaactgagctatcccaccagggcaACCAATACTAATTAATtaatatgaaattaatataaaatttcattttagctATTAAGGTCCTTGCCCTTTCCACTACACAGtttaaaaggaacaaaaacaacTAACTGAAGCCTCATCTCAAGACTGCTAATAAGTAGCATAGAAGCAAAGACACCTTTACGGGCCCAATTTCTGCACTAGACAATCAAACAATGAATCAATATGATTCcattgttttctctgtgtgtatcCAAGTTCTACAGGATAATCATGATAACAAAGCAAAATTTactcttagcctgacctgtggtggcgcagtggataaagtgtcgacctggaaatgctgagttcgccggttcgaaaccctgggcttgcctggtcaaggcacatatgggagttgatgcttccagctcctccccccttctctctctctctttct
The DNA window shown above is from Saccopteryx bilineata isolate mSacBil1 chromosome 2, mSacBil1_pri_phased_curated, whole genome shotgun sequence and carries:
- the UBAP2L gene encoding ubiquitin-associated protein 2-like isoform X10, which encodes MMTSVGTNRARGNWEQPQNQNQTQHKQRPQATAEQIRLAQMISDHNDADFEEKVKQLIDITGKNQDECVIALHDCNGDVNRAINVLLEGNPDTHSWEMVGKKKGVSGQKDGGQTESNEESKENRDRDRDYSRRRGGPPRRGRGASRGREFRGQENGLDGTKSGGPSGRGTERGRRGRGRGRGGSGRRGGRFSAQGMGTFNPADYAEPANTDDNYGNNSGNTWNNTGHFEPDDGTSAWRTATEEWGTEDWNEDLSETKIFTASNVSSVPLPAENVTITAGQRIDLAVLLGKTPSSMENDSSNLDPSQAPSLAQPLVFSNSKQNTISQPASGNTFSHHSMVSMLGKGFGDVAEAKGGSTTGSQFLEQFKTAQALAQLAVQHSQSGTTTTSSWDMGSTTQSPSLVQYDLKNPNDSTVHSPFTKRQAFTPSSTMMEVFLQEKPPAVATSTAAPPPPSSPLPSKSTSAPQMSPGSSDNQSSSPQPAQQKLKQQKKKASLTSKIPALAVEMPGSADISGLNLQFGALQFGSEPVLSDYESTPTTSASSSQAPNSLYTSTASESSSTISSNQSQESGYQSGPIQSTTYTSQNNAQGPLYEQRSTQTRRYPSSISSSPQKDLTQAKNGFSSVQATQLQTTQSVEGATGSAVKSDSPSTSSIPPLSETVSAASLLTTTNQHSSSLGGLSHSEEITNTTTTQHSTLSTQQNTLSSSTSSGRTSTSTLLHTSVESEANLHSSSSTFSTTSSTVSAPPPVVSVSSSLNSGSSLGLSLGSNSTVTASTRSSVATTSGKAPPNLPPGVPPLLPNPYIMAPGLLHAYPPQVYGYDDLQMLQTRFPLDYYSIPFPTPTTPLTGRDGSLASNPYSGDLTKFGRGDASSPAPATTLAQPQQSQTQTHHTTQQTFLNPALPPGYSYTSLPYYTGVPGLPSTFQYGPAVFPVAPTSSKQHGVNVSVNASATPFQQPSGYGSHGYNTGVSVTSSNTGVPDISGSVYSKTQSFEKQGFHSGTPAASFNLPSALGSGGPINPATAAAYPPAPFMHILTPHQQPHSQILHHHLQQDGQLPYLQMILCCQRQQEEQDVLSLVDDQLGK
- the UBAP2L gene encoding ubiquitin-associated protein 2-like isoform X4, which codes for MMTSVGTNRARGNWEQPQNQNQTQHKQRPQATAEQIRLAQMISDHNDADFEEKVKQLIDITGKNQDECVIALHDCNGDVNRAINVLLEGNPDTHSWEMVGKKKGVSGQKDGGQTESNEESKENRDRDRDYSRRRGGPPRRGRGASRGREFRGQENGLDGTKSGGPSGRGTERGRRGRGRGRGGSGRRGGRFSAQGMGTFNPADYAEPANTDDNYGNNSGNTWNNTGHFEPDDGTRLDFIGVEGSNYPRKFETAPGAWRTATEEWGTEDWNEDLSETKIFTASNVSSVPLPAENVTITAGQRIDLAVLLGKTPSSMENDSSNLDPSQAPSLAQPLVFSNSKQNTISQPASGNTFSHHSMVSMLGKGFGDVAEAKGGSTTGSQFLEQFKTAQALAQLAVQHSQSGTTTTSSWDMGSTTQSPSLVQYDLKNPNDSTVHSPFTKRQAFTPSSTMMEVFLQEKPPAVATSTAAPPPPSSPLPSKSTSAPQMSPGSSDNQSSSPQPAQQKLKQQKKKASLTSKIPALAVEMPGSADISGLNLQFGALQFGSEPVLSDYESTPTTSASSSQAPNSLYTSTASESSSTISSNQSQESGYQSGPIQSTTYTSQNNAQGPLYEQRSTQTRRYPSSISSSPQKDLTQAKNGFSSVQATQLQTTQSVEGATGSAVKSDSPSTSSIPPLSETVSAASLLTTTNQHSSSLGGLSHSEEITNTTTTQHSTLSTQQNTLSSSTSSGRTSTSTLLHTSVESEANLHSSSSTFSTTSSTVSAPPPVVSVSSSLNSGSSLGLSLGSNSTVTASTRSSVATTSGKAPPNLPPGVPPLLPNPYIMAPGLLHAYPPQVYGYDDLQMLQTRFPLDYYSIPFPTPTTPLTGRDGSLASNPYSGDLTKFGRGDASSPAPATTLAQPQQSQTQTHHTTQQTFLNPALPPGYSYTSLPYYTGVPGLPSTFQYGPAVFPVAPTSSKQHGVNVSVNASATPFQQPSGYGSHGYNTGVSVTSSNTGVPDISGSVYSKTQQSFEKQGFHSGTPAASFNLPSALGSGGPINPATAAAYPPAPFMHILTPHQQPHSQILHHHLQQDGQLPYLQMILCCQRQQEEQDVLSLVDDQLGK